Part of the Moorella sp. E308F genome, CCAAAGCCGCCCGGTGCCTGGTCCCCAGCTGCTTGCTTAAATAGGGGCTTTCGGAAAGGGGCAGGAAACAGCCGGCGGCTACCACCCGGTCCCCCCGGATAATGGCTGCCCCGTCGTGGAAGGGCGTCAGGGGTACGAAGATATTGATTAACAGCTCGGCGGAAACGACGCCGTCTACCCTGATGCCCGTTTCAATATAATCGTTGAGACCTGTTTCCCGCTCGATAACAACCAAGGCACCGGTACGGTTTTTAGAGAGTACCTGGGCGGCCCTGACCAGTTCATTAATGAGCTTTTCCATATCTTCGGCACCCAGGGCCGTCAAGGGACGGGCAAAAAACTTGCCCCGGCCCAGCTGCTCCAGGGCCCGCCGTAGTTCCGGCTGGAAGACTACCGGCAGGGCCACGACAATCACCAGGCGCAACTGGCTTAAAAGCCAGTTAATGGTGGTCAGATGCAGGCGCTCGGCAATGACCGAGGCTACCACCAGCACCACCAGGCCCTTGATAAGCTGAACGGCCCGTGTACCCCTGATGAGCATGATAAATTTATAAATGACAAAGGCGACGATACTGATATCAAGGGTTATCCGCAAAAGCTCGATTATGTTTAACGATAACAAGTAGCGCCACAGGGCCGCCAAATCATTCACCCCAAATTTTCCCGCCGGCTTTAGTTAGTATATGGAGGTCCGGTCACTTCATTCGACAACCAAGAGGTGAATCCCTTCTTTTTTCAAGTTACCCGTTTTTACTAGTTGCCACTGGACGGTACTTCATATAAAATAGCGCTAAAGGAGGAGTCCGTGGTGCGCAAAATTTATCTCTCCTTGCTCCTCATCAGCCTTTTATCCGGGCTCCTGGTAGCCTGGCAGTGGCGTTCCCATCTGGCCACCGCAGCTCTGGAACAGCAAGACCCCGCACTTATTGATATTATTCATTCCCTGGAAAAAGAAGACGCCTCCCTGGAAAATACCATCGCTACCCTGCGCAGCCAGATTGAAGCCATCCAGAAGGAACGCTCCCAAGGAAAGGGGCGCCTGGCCCAGCTGCAGCAGGAAATTGAAGCCCTAAAACTGGCTGCCGGCCTAACTCCCGTAACTGGGCCGGGGATCATCGTTACCCTGGATGATAATATTGCCGGCGCCCAGGCGGCCAAAAACAGCTCACCGACA contains:
- a CDS encoding DUF881 domain-containing protein codes for the protein MRKIYLSLLLISLLSGLLVAWQWRSHLATAALEQQDPALIDIIHSLEKEDASLENTIATLRSQIEAIQKERSQGKGRLAQLQQEIEALKLAAGLTPVTGPGIIVTLDDNIAGAQAAKNSSPTTYKPEDYIIHDKNVLYLVNEIKAAGAEAIAVNGQRVVTSTDIRCVGTVILVNSTRLAPPYEVQAIGNPDVLEAAVQRSVDFSFLKSRDFPVKVTKSLHLTLPAYKGGFSQDYVRLVKAGGQQ
- the cdaA gene encoding diadenylate cyclase CdaA yields the protein MNDLAALWRYLLSLNIIELLRITLDISIVAFVIYKFIMLIRGTRAVQLIKGLVVLVVASVIAERLHLTTINWLLSQLRLVIVVALPVVFQPELRRALEQLGRGKFFARPLTALGAEDMEKLINELVRAAQVLSKNRTGALVVIERETGLNDYIETGIRVDGVVSAELLINIFVPLTPFHDGAAIIRGDRVVAAGCFLPLSESPYLSKQLGTRHRAALGISEISDAVVLVVSEETGTISVAEGGKLTRFLDEKNLKELLQSLLLPQVNHNTSFWPWRS